A single region of the Arcobacter lacus genome encodes:
- a CDS encoding YqaA family protein produces MVYLTLFFVSFISATLFPLGSEALLIYDIKEGYNIYLLLFFATLGNSLGSIVNYYLGLKGEEYLIEKNLIKEKYINICKNYFDKYGFITILFSWLPIIGDPITFVAGILKYDFKKFVILVTIAKLSRYIFIVAII; encoded by the coding sequence ATGGTCTATTTAACACTATTTTTCGTAAGTTTTATATCTGCAACTTTGTTTCCACTTGGAAGTGAAGCTTTATTAATTTATGATATAAAAGAAGGTTACAATATTTATTTATTGCTATTTTTTGCTACATTAGGAAATAGTTTAGGTTCTATTGTAAATTATTATTTAGGTTTAAAAGGTGAAGAATATTTAATAGAAAAAAATCTTATAAAAGAGAAATATATAAATATTTGTAAAAACTACTTTGATAAATATGGATTTATAACTATTCTTTTTTCATGGTTACCAATAATTGGCGACCCAATCACTTTTGTTGCTGGTATTTTAAAATATGATTTTAAAAAATTTGTAATTTTAGTTACTATTGCAAAGTTATCAAGATATATATTTATAGTTGCAATTATTTAA
- a CDS encoding winged helix-turn-helix transcriptional regulator: MKKNEENNITETPFGYTLSLISGKWKMIILYLLSEYEVIRYNELQRKIGSITYKMLSSQLKELEADKLITRKEYPMIPPKVEYSLTQRGKSLIPILDAMCYWGSKERPELNLCVK; this comes from the coding sequence ATGAAAAAAAATGAAGAAAATAATATTACAGAAACGCCATTTGGTTATACTTTATCTTTAATCTCTGGAAAATGGAAAATGATAATTTTATACTTATTATCAGAGTATGAAGTTATAAGATACAATGAACTACAAAGAAAAATAGGAAGCATCACTTATAAGATGTTAAGCTCCCAATTAAAAGAATTAGAAGCAGATAAATTAATCACAAGAAAAGAGTATCCAATGATTCCTCCAAAAGTTGAATATAGTTTAACACAAAGAGGAAAATCTCTTATTCCTATTTTAGATGCGATGTGTTATTGGGGTTCAAAGGAAAGACCTGAATTAAATCTTTGTGTAAAGTAG
- a CDS encoding MerR family transcriptional regulator yields MERLVTTAQAAEILGLSLQGIHYRIKKNQLKSLKKDGKVYVYVDDTQKYNFEEKTENHKQQNNINEIIEVKNEQIELLKKSIKWMKKQYISEIYRLEKNQKRIIEVFNSEIKLLQSAFNEMKGIYKPKLENKNQTNSSDFLPLKEFFVIMKRANKTDAEIKNIIFKSIKNGDKRFIYNKKEKKLLILNEDFSDLI; encoded by the coding sequence TTGGAAAGATTAGTTACAACAGCACAAGCAGCTGAAATCTTGGGCTTATCTTTACAAGGAATACACTATCGTATAAAAAAAAATCAACTAAAATCTTTGAAAAAAGATGGAAAAGTGTATGTTTATGTTGATGATACACAAAAATATAATTTTGAAGAAAAAACAGAAAATCATAAACAACAAAATAATATAAATGAGATAATTGAAGTTAAAAATGAACAAATAGAACTTCTAAAAAAATCTATAAAATGGATGAAAAAACAATATATTTCAGAAATTTATAGACTTGAAAAAAATCAAAAAAGGATTATTGAAGTTTTTAATAGTGAAATAAAATTACTTCAAAGTGCTTTTAATGAAATGAAAGGTATTTATAAACCAAAATTAGAAAATAAAAATCAAACTAATAGTAGTGATTTTTTACCTTTAAAAGAGTTTTTTGTTATTATGAAAAGAGCAAATAAAACAGATGCTGAAATAAAAAATATTATATTTAAATCTATAAAAAATGGTGATAAAAGATTTATTTATAACAAAAAAGAAAAAAAACTTTTGATTTTAAATGAAGATTTTAGTGATTTGATATAA
- the queF gene encoding preQ(1) synthase — protein sequence MKYGEKEILEFDINNEENFWPNENSKNYIIDIELPEFMAKCPRSGYPDFATIKIQYTPNKKVIELKALKIYINSFMNRYISHENSANEIFDTLYTKLEPKWLKVIADFKPRGNVHTVIEIDSAKL from the coding sequence ATAAAATATGGTGAAAAAGAGATATTAGAGTTTGATATTAATAATGAAGAAAATTTTTGGCCAAATGAAAACTCAAAAAATTATATTATAGATATTGAATTACCAGAATTTATGGCAAAATGTCCAAGAAGTGGTTATCCAGATTTTGCAACAATAAAAATACAATATACTCCAAATAAAAAAGTTATAGAGCTAAAAGCACTAAAAATTTATATTAACTCTTTTATGAATAGATATATTTCTCATGAAAATTCTGCAAATGAAATATTTGATACTCTTTATACTAAATTAGAACCAAAATGGCTTAAAGTAATTGCTGATTTTAAACCAAGAGGAAATGTTCATACAGTTATTGAAATAGATAGCGCAAAGTTATAG
- a CDS encoding MgtC/SapB family protein: protein MDINLLLTYFILTTVFSFLIGLELKAYKMKFHANDSKIFLGTTRTYTFIGIIGFIFYKIEPNNFSVYIAGFLAITLLYSMLYYRLLAEKNSIVLYLVAVVVYSFGPLTNLFPFWLSSLIFVVTIFLLNAKKRLLNFNLKINIYEIETLGKMILLSAVVLPLLPEEKIIPYLGISLYKIWLTVVVISAISYAGYIVQKYLFPSKGIFLTGIIGGIYSSTATTVVLSKKAQGLEKNHLITASVIAATLMMYLRLIIISYIFNVEVVKTILVPFLVLSFICLIITFIYYKKASSGVSTIEVEDSNPLELGTAFIFAFLFIITMLITNFVVDSYGSTGLKFLSIIIGFTDIDPFILSLLTGKYSIDSSVIASAIIIAAGSNNILKAVYTIWFGKDKTISSFVWLSILGILTILVGFFI from the coding sequence ATGGATATAAATTTACTTTTAACGTATTTTATTTTAACAACAGTTTTTAGTTTTTTAATAGGTTTGGAATTAAAAGCGTATAAAATGAAGTTTCATGCCAATGATTCAAAAATATTTTTAGGAACAACAAGAACTTATACTTTTATAGGAATTATTGGATTTATATTTTATAAAATTGAGCCAAATAATTTTTCAGTATATATTGCTGGATTTTTAGCTATTACACTACTTTATTCAATGCTTTATTATAGACTTTTAGCAGAAAAAAATAGCATCGTGTTATATCTTGTTGCTGTTGTTGTTTATAGTTTTGGACCTTTAACAAATCTTTTTCCTTTTTGGCTTAGTTCATTAATCTTTGTGGTTACTATATTTTTATTAAATGCCAAAAAGAGATTATTAAATTTTAATTTGAAAATAAATATTTATGAAATAGAGACTTTAGGTAAAATGATACTTCTTTCAGCTGTTGTTTTACCACTTCTTCCTGAAGAAAAAATCATTCCTTATTTAGGGATATCTTTATATAAAATTTGGCTTACTGTTGTTGTAATTTCTGCTATTTCTTATGCAGGATATATTGTACAAAAGTATCTTTTCCCTTCAAAAGGTATTTTTTTAACAGGAATTATAGGTGGTATTTATTCATCAACTGCAACAACTGTTGTTTTATCAAAAAAAGCACAAGGTTTAGAAAAAAATCATCTAATAACAGCTTCAGTTATTGCTGCAACTTTGATGATGTATTTAAGACTTATAATAATTTCATATATTTTTAATGTTGAAGTTGTAAAAACAATATTAGTACCTTTTTTAGTTTTGTCTTTTATTTGTTTAATAATTACTTTTATATATTATAAAAAGGCTTCAAGTGGTGTAAGTACAATTGAAGTTGAAGATTCAAATCCTTTAGAGTTAGGAACGGCATTTATTTTTGCATTTTTATTTATTATTACTATGTTAATTACAAATTTTGTTGTAGATAGTTATGGTTCAACTGGATTAAAATTTTTATCAATAATTATTGGATTTACAGATATTGACCCTTTCATTTTGTCTTTATTAACAGGAAAATATTCTATTGATTCATCAGTTATTGCTTCAGCTATAATAATTGCTGCAGGAAGTAATAATATTTTAAAAGCCGTATATACAATTTGGTTTGGGAAAGATAAAACAATTTCTAGCTTTGTTTGGCTCTCAATTTTAGGTATTTTGACAATTTTAGTAGGCTTTTTTATATAA
- the dnaA gene encoding chromosomal replication initiator protein DnaA gives MTTKEFLTIIQKEANQIDYERYLKQLVYKKVSSDNKIAIFEVNNKYIASWIKSKFTNLIQHCFEIYDGSKPTIEIKLSNEKKSKKEILKEQIQNESTESTILNPSYTFDSFVVGPSNQMAYNASLAVANKPGVQYNPLFIYGGTGLGKTHLLQAVGNHAIEKGNTVIYVTIEQFMNDFTFSIKNKNMEHFRNKYRKCDVLLIDDIQFLSGKEQTQEEFFHTFNELHNAKKQIVMTSDRLPSQIAGLVDRLKSRFEWGLTADVQIPGLETKIAIIEKKSELNGICLSREIINFIATNLDNSIREIEGVLIRINASASLLNQEITLPMVQGLLKEQIKETKENVKLPDIINIVANQLNIKPSDIKSKKRTATVANARRIVIYLVRELTHNSMPDIAKFLGMKDHSAISHNIKKANELIEKDENFKLIIENLKNKIINSRE, from the coding sequence ATGACAACTAAAGAGTTTTTAACAATTATTCAAAAAGAAGCAAATCAAATCGATTACGAAAGATACTTAAAACAATTAGTTTATAAAAAAGTATCATCAGATAATAAAATTGCCATTTTCGAAGTAAATAATAAATATATAGCTTCTTGGATAAAAAGTAAATTTACAAACTTAATACAGCATTGTTTCGAAATTTACGATGGTTCAAAGCCAACTATTGAAATAAAACTATCAAATGAAAAAAAATCTAAAAAAGAGATTTTAAAAGAACAAATACAAAATGAATCAACAGAAAGTACAATACTAAATCCATCTTATACATTCGATTCATTCGTTGTAGGACCATCAAACCAAATGGCTTATAATGCCTCACTTGCCGTAGCAAATAAACCAGGTGTTCAATACAATCCTTTATTTATTTATGGTGGAACGGGACTTGGAAAAACTCACCTTTTACAAGCTGTTGGAAATCATGCTATTGAAAAAGGAAATACTGTTATTTATGTAACTATTGAACAGTTTATGAATGATTTTACTTTTTCAATTAAAAATAAAAATATGGAACATTTTAGAAATAAATATAGAAAATGTGATGTTTTACTAATAGATGATATTCAATTTTTAAGTGGAAAAGAACAAACTCAAGAAGAATTTTTTCACACTTTCAACGAACTTCATAATGCAAAAAAACAAATTGTAATGACAAGTGATAGACTGCCATCACAAATAGCTGGACTTGTTGATAGATTAAAATCAAGATTTGAATGGGGATTAACAGCTGATGTACAAATTCCTGGACTTGAGACAAAAATAGCTATTATTGAAAAAAAATCAGAATTAAATGGTATTTGTTTAAGTAGAGAAATAATCAATTTTATTGCTACAAACCTTGATAATTCAATTAGAGAGATTGAAGGTGTTTTGATCAGAATTAATGCAAGTGCATCTTTATTAAATCAAGAAATTACTCTTCCAATGGTTCAAGGTTTATTAAAAGAACAGATTAAAGAAACAAAAGAGAATGTAAAACTTCCAGATATCATAAATATTGTTGCAAATCAGCTAAATATCAAACCAAGTGATATTAAGTCTAAAAAAAGAACAGCAACAGTTGCAAATGCAAGAAGAATTGTAATTTATCTAGTAAGAGAGTTAACTCACAACTCTATGCCTGATATTGCAAAGTTTTTAGGTATGAAAGATCATAGTGCAATTTCGCACAATATTAAAAAAGCAAATGAGTTAATTGAAAAAGATGAAAATTTCAAATTAATCATTGAAAATTTAAAAAATAAAATCATCAATAGTAGGGAGTAG
- a CDS encoding NAD(P)-binding domain-containing protein yields the protein MNEKIYDIIVIGAGSAGIACIIEAKLKNIENTLLIEKTSNHSETIRKFYKDGKRVDKDWKNQITNLEGNIDFIDGTKESTLNYFDELLNEYNISPIYDTEVEKIIKNENTNLFEVHTLNKIYQTKYAIICIGKMGKPNKPDYKIPTNIKKYINFNLDDCTTNEKILIVGGGNSAAEYACFLSDEKNNVTLACRKPVFTRLNSINEEFVMQYQNDKKLTIKMNKEIKELEDENEKVKVIYTDESSEVFDRIIYAIGGTTPIDFLKSCGVKIDKNSHPICDENFESTTKGIYIAGDIASKGEGSIAIALNHGYHIINNISNKNV from the coding sequence ATGAATGAAAAAATTTATGATATTATAGTTATTGGAGCTGGAAGTGCAGGAATAGCCTGTATTATTGAAGCAAAACTTAAAAATATTGAAAATACTTTGCTTATTGAAAAAACTTCAAATCATTCAGAAACTATTAGAAAATTTTATAAAGATGGTAAAAGAGTAGATAAAGATTGGAAAAATCAAATAACTAATCTAGAAGGAAATATTGATTTTATTGATGGAACAAAAGAATCAACACTTAACTATTTTGATGAATTATTAAATGAATATAATATTTCACCCATTTATGATACTGAAGTTGAAAAAATCATAAAAAATGAAAATACAAATCTTTTTGAAGTTCATACTTTAAATAAAATTTATCAAACAAAATATGCCATTATTTGTATAGGCAAAATGGGAAAACCAAATAAACCTGATTATAAAATTCCAACAAATATAAAAAAATATATCAATTTCAACTTAGATGATTGTACAACAAATGAAAAAATCTTAATTGTTGGTGGAGGAAATAGTGCAGCTGAATATGCCTGTTTTTTATCCGATGAAAAAAATAATGTAACTTTAGCATGTAGAAAACCAGTTTTTACAAGATTAAATTCTATAAATGAAGAATTTGTTATGCAATATCAAAATGATAAAAAATTAACTATAAAAATGAATAAAGAGATAAAAGAATTAGAAGATGAAAATGAAAAAGTAAAAGTTATATACACTGATGAAAGTAGTGAAGTTTTTGATAGAATAATATACGCTATTGGAGGAACTACACCAATTGATTTTCTGAAATCCTGTGGTGTAAAAATAGATAAAAACTCTCATCCTATTTGTGATGAAAATTTCGAATCAACTACAAAAGGTATCTATATTGCAGGTGATATAGCTTCTAAAGGTGAAGGATCTATTGCTATTGCTTTAAATCATGGTTATCATATAATAAATAATATTTCGAATAAAAACGTATAG
- the gyrB gene encoding DNA topoisomerase (ATP-hydrolyzing) subunit B translates to MSQQEYGASNIKVLKGLEAVRKRPGMYIGDTNINGLHHLVYEVVDNSIDEAMAGFCRNIKVTMTKDGWIKVEDDGRGIPTAIHPTEGISAATVVLTVLHAGGKFDKDTYKVSGGLHGVGVSVVNALSKHLKVTIYREGKIHYQEFKEGIPQGVLEVIGESPRKTGTTVEFLADDTIFEVTKYEFAILAKRFREVAYLNPFISITLEDEHTKTKEIYHFEGGIKQFVEDLNKETAVCEAIYFSDKIEDVEVDIALMYNDTYIEKTLSFVNNIRTIDGGTHEAGFKAGLTRSIVKYLNENAAAREKDTKITGDDVREGLIAVVSVRVPEPQFEGQTKGKLGSSYVKPITQKLTGDALDKYFEENPTAAKAIMEKALMAARGREAAKKARDLTRKKDAMTVGTLPGKLAECQSKDPSIRELYLVEGDSAGGSAKQGRDRVFQAILPLKGKILNVEKSRLDKILKSDEIRNMITALGCGIGEDFDEEKIRYHKIIIMTDADVDGSHIQTLLLTFFFRFLRPVIEKGYLYIAQPPLYRYKKGKNEIYLKDNNALSAFLIENGLESFEFEGLGYNDLLDLFKIVSKYRAMLEQLGKRYSLLEVLKHLIENSDLVNLEFKDLYENIKTFIEEKGYNILSKTILEDRIQLFVQTNEGLEELIIDEELFASPYFSEATYIFSKLKERDLSVFEGKDLIELLEEIETLAKKGAYIQRYKGLGEMNPEQLWETTMIPDNRRLLRVKIEDAEVASDTFTLFMGDEVEPRRNYIESHAKDVEHLDV, encoded by the coding sequence ATGTCACAACAAGAATATGGTGCTAGTAATATTAAAGTTTTAAAAGGTCTTGAAGCTGTTAGAAAAAGACCAGGTATGTATATTGGTGATACTAATATAAATGGTTTACATCACTTAGTTTATGAAGTAGTAGATAACTCTATTGATGAAGCAATGGCAGGATTTTGTAGAAATATTAAAGTTACAATGACAAAAGATGGTTGGATAAAAGTTGAAGATGATGGAAGAGGTATTCCAACTGCAATTCACCCAACAGAAGGAATAAGTGCAGCAACTGTTGTTTTAACAGTACTTCATGCTGGTGGAAAATTTGATAAAGATACATATAAAGTTTCTGGTGGACTTCATGGTGTTGGGGTTTCAGTTGTAAATGCTTTATCAAAACACTTAAAAGTAACTATTTATAGAGAAGGAAAAATTCATTATCAAGAATTTAAAGAAGGAATACCTCAAGGTGTTTTAGAAGTAATTGGAGAAAGTCCAAGAAAAACTGGAACAACTGTTGAATTTTTAGCTGATGACACTATTTTTGAAGTTACTAAATATGAATTTGCAATTCTTGCAAAAAGATTTAGAGAAGTTGCATATTTAAATCCATTTATTTCTATTACACTTGAAGATGAACATACAAAAACAAAAGAAATTTATCATTTTGAAGGTGGGATTAAACAATTTGTTGAAGATTTAAATAAAGAAACAGCAGTTTGTGAAGCAATATATTTTAGTGATAAAATTGAAGATGTTGAAGTTGATATTGCTTTAATGTATAATGATACTTATATAGAAAAAACTTTATCTTTTGTAAACAATATTAGAACAATTGATGGTGGAACTCATGAAGCTGGATTTAAAGCAGGACTTACAAGAAGTATTGTTAAATATTTAAATGAAAACGCTGCTGCAAGAGAAAAAGATACAAAAATAACTGGTGATGATGTAAGAGAAGGTTTGATTGCAGTTGTTTCTGTAAGAGTTCCAGAACCTCAATTTGAAGGTCAAACAAAAGGAAAACTTGGAAGTTCTTATGTAAAACCAATTACTCAAAAATTAACTGGTGATGCTTTAGATAAATATTTTGAAGAAAATCCAACAGCTGCAAAAGCTATTATGGAAAAAGCTTTAATGGCTGCACGTGGAAGAGAAGCTGCTAAAAAAGCAAGAGATTTAACTAGAAAAAAAGATGCAATGACAGTTGGAACACTTCCAGGTAAACTTGCTGAATGTCAAAGTAAAGATCCATCAATTAGAGAATTATATCTGGTTGAGGGAGATTCTGCTGGAGGTTCAGCAAAACAAGGAAGAGATAGAGTTTTCCAAGCAATTTTACCGTTAAAAGGTAAGATTTTAAATGTTGAAAAATCTAGACTTGATAAAATTTTAAAATCTGATGAAATTAGAAATATGATTACTGCACTTGGTTGTGGTATTGGTGAAGATTTTGATGAAGAAAAAATCAGATATCATAAAATCATTATTATGACGGATGCCGATGTTGATGGTAGCCATATTCAAACATTACTTTTAACTTTCTTCTTTAGATTTTTAAGACCAGTTATTGAAAAAGGTTATTTATATATTGCTCAACCACCTTTATATAGATATAAAAAAGGTAAAAATGAAATTTATTTAAAAGATAATAATGCATTATCTGCATTTTTAATTGAAAATGGTTTAGAATCATTTGAATTTGAAGGTTTAGGATATAACGATTTATTGGATTTATTCAAAATTGTTTCAAAATATAGAGCTATGTTAGAACAATTAGGAAAAAGATACTCTTTACTTGAAGTTTTAAAACACTTGATTGAAAATAGTGATTTAGTAAATTTAGAGTTTAAAGATTTATATGAAAATATAAAAACTTTTATTGAAGAAAAAGGTTATAACATTTTATCTAAAACAATACTTGAAGATAGAATTCAACTTTTTGTACAAACAAATGAAGGTTTAGAAGAATTAATAATTGATGAAGAATTATTTGCATCACCATATTTTAGTGAAGCAACTTATATTTTTAGTAAATTAAAAGAGAGAGATTTATCTGTATTTGAAGGTAAAGATTTAATAGAATTATTAGAAGAAATTGAAACTCTAGCTAAAAAAGGTGCTTATATTCAAAGATATAAAGGTCTTGGAGAGATGAATCCAGAGCAATTATGGGAAACTACAATGATTCCTGATAATAGAAGACTTTTAAGAGTTAAAATAGAAGATGCTGAAGTAGCTAGTGATACATTTACTCTATTTATGGGTGATGAAGTAGAGCCTAGAAGAAATTATATTGAATCTCATGCAAAAGATGTTGAACACTTAGACGTATAG
- a CDS encoding NAD(P)H-dependent oxidoreductase — MKKILVNLVHPNIENSVVNKKLINAISKLENVTINNLYTNYPNFKIDVKKEQELLLNHDVIVFQFPMYWFSSPALLKEWFDFVLEYDFAYGANYKLENKAFAVAVSCGGDEKAFSETGKDKKSVEEYLFPFFGTANYIKMDYKKPFITYGTEYKLSDEVLNKYEEDYVKYIKELSK; from the coding sequence ATGAAAAAAATATTGGTAAATTTAGTTCACCCAAATATTGAGAATTCAGTTGTAAATAAAAAACTTATAAATGCAATTAGTAAATTAGAAAATGTAACTATAAACAATTTATATACAAACTATCCAAACTTTAAAATAGATGTAAAAAAAGAGCAAGAGTTATTGTTGAATCATGATGTTATTGTTTTTCAATTTCCAATGTATTGGTTTAGTTCGCCTGCACTTTTAAAAGAGTGGTTTGATTTTGTTCTTGAATATGATTTTGCTTATGGAGCTAATTATAAATTAGAAAATAAAGCTTTTGCTGTTGCTGTTAGTTGTGGAGGAGATGAAAAAGCATTTAGTGAAACAGGAAAAGATAAAAAAAGTGTTGAAGAGTATCTTTTTCCATTCTTTGGCACAGCAAATTATATAAAAATGGATTATAAAAAACCATTTATAACTTATGGAACAGAATATAAACTAAGTGATGAAGTATTAAATAAATATGAAGAAGATTATGTAAAATATATAAAAGAATTATCTAAATAG
- the dnaN gene encoding DNA polymerase III subunit beta — protein sequence MKFVITKNILENVIASMQPFLEKKDSSAITSHIYLEINNSNLIIKATDYEIGLESFIDNLTNTVDGKTTVNGSNLLGIIKRLKNEDIILEAINNNLVIKQNKSTFKLPTYDANEFPVLNKSENLKELSISTINFINSIRKITPAIDNNNPKFELNGALLDIKSQKINFVSTDTRRLALSFLENINNDEAQLIIPKKAIIEIQKLFLDEAKISFDNTNLVISNQHTKFFTKLINGKFPDYERIIPSNLKHNFFLPKNVLVESIKLVTSLFSNIKITFNSKSIIFESLDEDSEAKTQIDIDLNIPSEFFLAVNAKYLLDFLSMTNNEKVKIGFNESNLPFYLEDDKFITIVMPIVLEK from the coding sequence ATGAAGTTTGTAATCACAAAAAATATTCTTGAAAATGTAATAGCATCAATGCAACCTTTTTTAGAAAAAAAAGATTCTAGTGCAATTACATCACATATATATTTAGAAATTAATAACTCTAACTTAATTATAAAAGCTACTGATTATGAAATAGGATTAGAATCTTTTATAGATAATCTTACAAATACAGTAGATGGGAAAACAACAGTAAATGGTTCTAATTTATTAGGAATAATCAAAAGATTAAAAAATGAAGATATTATTTTAGAAGCTATAAATAACAACTTAGTTATTAAACAAAATAAATCAACATTTAAATTACCAACTTATGATGCAAATGAATTTCCTGTATTAAATAAATCTGAAAATCTAAAAGAGTTATCAATATCTACAATAAACTTTATAAATTCTATTAGAAAAATTACTCCAGCTATTGATAACAATAATCCAAAGTTTGAATTAAATGGTGCATTACTTGATATAAAAAGTCAAAAAATAAATTTTGTTTCAACTGATACAAGAAGATTAGCTTTATCTTTTTTAGAAAATATAAATAATGACGAAGCACAATTAATTATTCCTAAAAAAGCAATTATTGAAATTCAAAAACTTTTTTTAGATGAAGCAAAAATTTCTTTTGATAATACAAATTTAGTTATTTCAAATCAACATACTAAATTTTTTACAAAATTAATAAATGGTAAATTTCCAGATTATGAAAGAATCATTCCTTCAAATTTAAAACATAATTTCTTTTTGCCAAAAAATGTTTTAGTTGAATCAATCAAACTTGTAACTTCGCTTTTCTCAAATATAAAAATTACATTTAACTCAAAATCTATAATTTTTGAATCACTTGATGAAGATAGTGAAGCAAAAACTCAAATTGATATAGATTTAAATATCCCAAGTGAATTTTTCTTAGCTGTAAATGCTAAATATTTATTAGACTTTTTAAGTATGACAAATAATGAAAAAGTAAAAATTGGATTTAATGAATCAAATTTACCATTTTATTTAGAAGATGATAAATTCATTACAATAGTAATGCCAATAGTTTTAGAAAAATAA